The following are encoded together in the Streptomyces sp. NBC_00341 genome:
- a CDS encoding FHA domain-containing protein has translation MGRGVPELVLELNGRTWTLDPSRSYTLGRDPQGDMTIDDARVSWRHATISWNGRGWSIEDHGSTNGTYVQGQRIHQLEIGPGSTVHLGNATDGPRLSLTAAGVYSGQAAAGGQAQQSQQTPPQQPQPQQPQQGGPGWPGQQNPGQQIPGQQQTPGQQQIPGQGQGQQPQAWQQAPQAPQAPQAPQAPQQSHGPQQGMANNPGSGGAGGAAGASPVYGDRSPTTFHQVALGRVMRIGRALENELVVSDLQVSRNHAEFHATPDGRFEIRDLGSHNGTYVNGQPLSKSGSALIGANDIVGVGHSTFRLVGDRLEEFVDTGEVSFAARHLTVTVDGGKQILKDVSFGVPEKSLIGVIGPSGSGKSTLLKALTGYRPADQGEVLYDNRNLYKQFAELRQRIGLVPQDDILHKELTVTKALKYAAKLRFPADTTEAERQSRILEVLAELKLDIHKDKKVTSLSGGQRKRVSVALELLTKPSLIFLDEPTSGLDPGMDRDVMQLLRGLADDGRTVLVVTHSVAELAICDKLLVMAPGGAVAYFGPPEEALNFFGYSSWADVFSAFENYRDYDWAGRWRGSQHYQMYAADIDSVAAQSVHMPPHQQMRPPKPQGWVTQLWTLMRRYLSVIASDKGFMGLMVILPAVLGVVSVVIPSDFGLGPPKAPSRFNSDAGTIMLILVIGMTFSGAANSVRELIKERVIYERERATGLSRSAYLMSKVIVLGMITALQGVIICGIGFATRDLPAEGLIMPPAVELCVTIIALGFTSMMFGLVISSLVKTSEKTMPLLVMFAIVQVVFTGILFQVYGSLGLEQFAWLMPSRWAIAAAGSTLDLAHLMPPWDQKNPTDLDPLWEHSVSQWGINIGVLVFLGVICGFAVARLLRRHEPEVMRK, from the coding sequence GTGGGGCGCGGAGTGCCGGAACTCGTACTGGAATTGAATGGCAGGACCTGGACGCTCGATCCGTCCAGGTCGTACACCCTCGGACGTGATCCGCAGGGCGACATGACGATCGATGACGCCAGGGTGTCGTGGCGGCACGCCACGATCAGCTGGAACGGCCGGGGTTGGTCCATCGAGGACCACGGCAGCACCAACGGCACCTATGTACAGGGCCAGCGAATCCACCAGCTGGAGATCGGCCCCGGCTCCACGGTGCACCTGGGCAATGCCACCGACGGGCCCCGGCTGAGCCTCACCGCTGCCGGTGTGTACAGCGGGCAGGCCGCCGCCGGGGGCCAGGCCCAGCAGTCGCAGCAGACCCCGCCGCAGCAGCCGCAACCGCAGCAGCCGCAGCAGGGCGGACCCGGCTGGCCGGGACAGCAGAATCCCGGACAGCAGATTCCGGGGCAGCAGCAGACTCCGGGCCAGCAGCAGATTCCGGGACAGGGCCAGGGACAGCAGCCGCAGGCCTGGCAGCAGGCGCCCCAGGCGCCCCAGGCGCCCCAGGCGCCCCAGGCGCCGCAGCAGTCCCACGGACCGCAGCAGGGCATGGCGAACAACCCCGGGAGTGGCGGGGCCGGCGGCGCGGCGGGGGCGTCACCGGTCTACGGCGACCGCAGCCCGACCACCTTCCACCAGGTGGCTCTCGGCCGGGTGATGCGCATCGGCCGTGCGCTGGAGAACGAACTGGTCGTCTCCGACCTCCAGGTCTCGCGCAACCACGCCGAGTTCCACGCGACGCCCGACGGCCGCTTCGAGATCCGTGACCTCGGATCCCACAACGGCACGTACGTCAACGGCCAGCCGCTCTCCAAGTCCGGCTCCGCGCTCATCGGCGCGAACGACATCGTCGGTGTCGGTCACTCGACGTTCCGGCTGGTCGGTGACCGGCTCGAGGAATTCGTCGACACGGGCGAGGTCTCCTTCGCCGCCCGCCACCTCACCGTGACGGTCGACGGCGGCAAGCAGATCCTGAAGGACGTCTCGTTCGGCGTCCCGGAGAAGTCGCTGATCGGCGTCATCGGCCCGTCCGGCTCCGGAAAGTCCACCCTGCTCAAGGCGCTCACCGGCTACCGGCCCGCCGACCAGGGCGAAGTCCTCTACGACAACCGGAACCTCTACAAGCAGTTCGCCGAGCTGCGCCAGCGCATCGGCCTGGTTCCGCAGGACGACATCCTGCACAAGGAACTCACGGTCACCAAGGCCCTCAAGTACGCGGCCAAGCTCCGCTTCCCCGCCGACACCACAGAGGCCGAGCGGCAGTCCCGGATCCTGGAAGTCCTCGCCGAGCTCAAGCTCGACATCCACAAGGACAAGAAGGTCACCTCGCTCTCCGGCGGCCAGCGCAAGCGCGTCTCGGTGGCCCTGGAGCTGCTCACCAAGCCCTCGCTGATATTCCTGGACGAGCCGACCTCCGGCCTCGACCCGGGCATGGACCGCGATGTCATGCAGCTGCTGCGCGGTCTGGCCGACGACGGCCGTACCGTCCTCGTCGTCACGCACTCGGTCGCCGAGCTGGCCATCTGCGACAAGCTCCTGGTGATGGCGCCCGGTGGCGCCGTGGCCTACTTCGGTCCGCCGGAGGAAGCGCTCAACTTCTTCGGCTACAGCTCCTGGGCCGACGTCTTCTCCGCGTTCGAGAACTACCGCGACTACGACTGGGCGGGCCGCTGGCGCGGTTCGCAGCACTACCAGATGTACGCCGCGGACATCGACTCCGTCGCCGCGCAGTCCGTACACATGCCCCCGCACCAGCAGATGCGCCCGCCGAAGCCGCAGGGCTGGGTGACGCAGCTGTGGACGCTGATGCGCCGCTATCTGTCGGTGATCGCGTCCGACAAGGGCTTCATGGGCCTGATGGTGATCCTGCCCGCGGTGCTCGGTGTGGTCAGCGTGGTCATTCCGTCGGACTTCGGCCTGGGCCCGCCCAAGGCGCCGTCCCGGTTCAACAGCGACGCCGGAACGATCATGCTGATCCTGGTGATCGGCATGACCTTCTCCGGGGCGGCCAACTCCGTACGAGAGCTGATCAAGGAACGGGTGATCTACGAACGGGAACGGGCCACCGGCCTCTCCCGCTCCGCCTACCTGATGTCCAAGGTGATCGTGCTCGGCATGATCACGGCCCTCCAGGGCGTCATCATCTGCGGCATCGGCTTCGCCACCCGCGATCTGCCGGCGGAGGGCCTGATCATGCCGCCGGCCGTCGAGCTCTGCGTGACGATCATCGCGCTCGGCTTCACCTCGATGATGTTCGGCCTGGTGATCTCCTCGCTGGTGAAGACCTCCGAGAAGACCATGCCGCTGCTGGTCATGTTCGCGATCGTCCAGGTGGTCTTCACCGGCATCCTCTTCCAGGTCTACGGATCGCTGGGCCTGGAGCAGTTCGCCTGGCTGATGCCGTCCCGCTGGGCGATCGCGGCCGCGGGCTCGACCCTCGACCTCGCCCACCTCATGCCGCCGTGGGACCAGAAGAACCCCACCGACCTGGACCCGCTGTGGGAGCACTCGGTGAGCCAGTGGGGGATCAACATCGGGGTGCTGGTCTTCCTCGGTGTCATCTGCGGGTTCGCGGTCGCGCGGCTGCTGCGCCGCCACGAGCCCGAGGTGATGCGCAAGTAG
- the serB gene encoding phosphoserine phosphatase SerB, which translates to MSASQPPQSSPSPESPESRQGIDAPTLLVKIFGKDRPGITAGLFDTLAAYSVDVVDIEQVVTRGRIVLCALVTAPVAGGTTEGDLRATVHSWAESLKLQAEIISGTGDNRPRGDGRSHVTVLGHPLTAESTAAIAASITSTGGNIDRIFRLAKYPVTAVEFAVSGTGTEELRTALATEAAEIGVDVAVVSAGLSRRAQRLVVMDVDSTLIQDEVIELFAAHAGCEAEVASVTEQAMRGELDFEQSLHARVALLAGLDVSVVEKVRAEVRLTPGARTLIRTLKRLGYQVGVVSGGFTQVTDDLKERLGLDFASANTLEIVGGKLTGRVTGPIVDRAGKARLLRSFAAEAGVPLAQTVAIGDGANDLDMLNTAGLGVAFNAKPVVRRAAHTAVNVPFLDTVLYLLGITREEVEAADGLVE; encoded by the coding sequence ATGAGCGCATCTCAGCCACCTCAGTCCTCGCCGTCTCCTGAGTCCCCTGAGTCACGTCAGGGCATCGACGCACCGACCCTTCTCGTGAAGATCTTCGGGAAGGACCGTCCCGGTATCACCGCCGGGCTGTTCGACACCCTCGCCGCCTACTCGGTCGATGTCGTCGACATCGAGCAGGTCGTCACCCGTGGCCGCATCGTCCTGTGCGCGCTGGTCACCGCCCCGGTCGCGGGCGGCACCACGGAGGGCGACCTGCGGGCCACCGTGCACAGCTGGGCCGAGTCGCTGAAACTGCAGGCCGAGATCATCTCCGGTACGGGCGACAACCGTCCCCGTGGCGACGGCCGCTCCCATGTGACGGTGCTCGGGCACCCGCTGACCGCGGAGTCGACCGCCGCCATAGCGGCCAGCATCACCTCGACCGGCGGGAACATCGACCGGATCTTCCGGCTGGCGAAATACCCGGTCACAGCCGTCGAGTTCGCGGTGTCCGGCACCGGAACGGAGGAGCTGCGGACCGCGCTGGCCACCGAGGCCGCCGAGATCGGCGTCGACGTGGCCGTGGTCTCCGCCGGGCTGAGCCGCCGCGCGCAGCGGCTCGTCGTGATGGACGTCGACTCGACCCTCATCCAGGACGAGGTCATCGAGCTCTTCGCGGCGCACGCCGGCTGTGAGGCGGAGGTCGCCTCGGTCACCGAGCAGGCGATGCGCGGGGAACTCGACTTCGAGCAGTCGCTGCACGCCCGGGTGGCGCTGCTGGCGGGACTCGACGTGTCCGTGGTGGAGAAGGTCCGCGCCGAGGTACGGCTGACGCCGGGCGCCCGGACCCTGATCCGTACGCTGAAGCGGCTCGGCTACCAAGTAGGCGTCGTCTCCGGCGGGTTCACGCAGGTGACGGACGATCTCAAGGAACGACTGGGGCTCGACTTCGCCTCTGCCAACACTCTGGAGATCGTCGGCGGCAAGCTCACCGGCCGGGTGACCGGGCCCATCGTCGACCGGGCCGGCAAGGCCCGGCTGCTGCGCAGCTTCGCCGCGGAGGCCGGGGTGCCGCTGGCGCAGACCGTGGCGATCGGCGACGGGGCCAACGACCTGGACATGCTGAACACCGCGGGGCTCGGCGTGGCGTTCAACGCGAAGCCGGTGGTCCGCAGGGCCGCGCACACGGCGGTGAACGTGCCGTTCCTGGACACCGTGCTCTACCTGCTCGGCATCACCCGCGAGGAGGTCGAGGCCGCCGACGGTCTCGTCGAATAG
- a CDS encoding histidine phosphatase family protein — protein MSVDTPRRIVLLRHAKAEWSQDSDHERPLAERGRKDAPVAGRRLVDSGIAFDLALCSTATRTRETWKLAVHEMPERPRTVYEERLYEASLGELIALVNETPDEVRNLLVIGHNPGMHALADALSGASEGDALARMTRGGFPTAAFAVVEFSGTWKGVEHGIGKLTEYWTPND, from the coding sequence ATGAGCGTCGATACACCTCGCAGGATTGTCCTTCTCAGGCACGCGAAGGCGGAATGGTCGCAGGACTCCGACCATGAGCGCCCGCTCGCGGAACGCGGCCGCAAGGACGCACCCGTGGCAGGCCGCAGACTCGTCGATTCGGGGATCGCCTTCGATCTGGCCCTCTGCTCCACCGCCACCAGGACGCGCGAGACGTGGAAGCTGGCCGTGCACGAGATGCCGGAGCGCCCCAGGACCGTGTACGAGGAGCGGCTGTACGAGGCCTCGCTCGGCGAGCTGATCGCCCTGGTCAACGAGACGCCCGACGAGGTCCGCAACCTGCTGGTGATCGGGCACAACCCGGGTATGCACGCGCTCGCCGATGCCCTTTCGGGCGCTTCGGAGGGCGACGCCCTGGCCCGGATGACCCGCGGCGGCTTCCCGACCGCCGCGTTCGCCGTGGTCGAGTTCTCCGGTACCTGGAAGGGCGTCGAGCACGGAATCGGCAAGCTCACCGAGTACTGGACCCCGAACGACTGA
- a CDS encoding SGM_5486 family transporter-associated protein: MLDPNPQNGQKKLLLVFGAMVLISIVIAVIATLASP; encoded by the coding sequence GTGCTCGACCCGAATCCCCAGAACGGTCAGAAGAAGCTCCTGCTCGTCTTCGGGGCGATGGTGCTGATCTCGATCGTCATCGCCGTCATCGCCACCCTCGCCTCTCCCTGA
- a CDS encoding MFS transporter — MRDDETPPQTPTGTLSPATPTAPGTDAPVTPAGPAAWVLRLVAVGLVLTALNLRPAITSLGALLEEVRDGLHMSGSVAGVLTSVPPLCFAVFGIMAPRLARRFGPGAVVCAGMTAITAGLVIRPLVGGTAGFLAASALALMGIAVSNVLMPVIVKRWFPDRVGSMTGLYSMALALGTSLAAAVTVPMTEAMGGSWKAGLGIWAALAAVAILPWIPLVRDRRAASGQPSAQQERAPELRITRSRTAWALACFFGLQATAAYITMGWMPQIFRDAGVSAGTAGVLLAVTMAMGVPLAFVIPRVAARMRNQGPIVVFLGSCGLLGYAGLFFAPSGGSWAWAVLLGVSNCAFPLALTMISMRSRSGAGVVRLSAFAQSCGYLISIPGPLLVGVLYQHSGGWGLPIGLMAALMVPQMVVGTLAGRDRTIEDEC, encoded by the coding sequence ATGCGTGACGACGAAACCCCTCCCCAGACCCCGACCGGGACGCTGAGTCCCGCCACTCCGACGGCCCCCGGAACCGACGCCCCCGTCACCCCGGCCGGTCCCGCGGCGTGGGTGCTCCGCCTGGTCGCCGTCGGGCTCGTCCTCACCGCGCTCAACCTCCGCCCCGCCATCACCAGCCTCGGCGCCCTCCTCGAAGAGGTGCGCGACGGGCTGCACATGAGCGGGAGCGTCGCGGGGGTCCTCACCTCCGTACCGCCCCTCTGCTTCGCGGTCTTCGGCATCATGGCGCCGCGCCTGGCCCGCCGCTTCGGCCCCGGCGCGGTCGTCTGCGCGGGCATGACCGCCATCACCGCGGGGTTGGTGATCCGGCCCCTCGTCGGCGGCACGGCCGGATTCCTCGCCGCGAGCGCCCTCGCCCTGATGGGCATCGCCGTGAGCAACGTACTGATGCCGGTGATCGTCAAGCGCTGGTTCCCGGACCGGGTCGGCTCCATGACCGGCCTCTACTCCATGGCCCTGGCCCTGGGCACCTCGCTGGCCGCCGCCGTGACCGTCCCCATGACCGAGGCGATGGGCGGCAGTTGGAAGGCGGGGCTCGGTATCTGGGCCGCGCTCGCCGCCGTCGCGATCCTGCCCTGGATCCCGCTGGTACGGGACCGGCGCGCCGCCTCCGGGCAGCCCTCCGCCCAGCAGGAGCGGGCACCGGAGCTCAGGATCACCCGCAGCCGCACCGCCTGGGCCCTCGCCTGCTTCTTCGGCCTCCAGGCCACCGCCGCCTACATCACCATGGGCTGGATGCCGCAGATCTTCCGCGACGCCGGGGTCTCGGCCGGTACCGCGGGCGTCCTGCTCGCCGTCACCATGGCGATGGGCGTCCCGCTCGCCTTCGTCATCCCCCGGGTCGCGGCCCGGATGCGCAACCAGGGCCCGATCGTCGTCTTCCTCGGCTCGTGCGGCCTCCTCGGCTACGCGGGTCTCTTCTTCGCCCCGTCCGGCGGGTCCTGGGCCTGGGCGGTGCTCCTGGGCGTCTCGAACTGCGCCTTCCCGCTCGCCCTCACGATGATCAGCATGCGTTCGCGCAGCGGCGCCGGAGTGGTGCGGCTGTCCGCTTTCGCCCAGTCCTGCGGCTATCTCATCTCGATCCCCGGCCCGCTCCTCGTCGGCGTGCTCTACCAGCACAGCGGCGGCTGGGGGCTGCCGATCGGCCTGATGGCGGCCCTGATGGTGCCGCAGATGGTGGTCGGCACGCTGGCGGGCCGGGACCGGACGATCGAGGACGAATGCTGA
- a CDS encoding FCD domain-containing protein — protein sequence MALTSPRRSALADQVIDQLRNQITSGEWPVGSRIPTEPELVEQLGVARNTVREAVRALAHNGLLDIRQGSGTYVAATSELAGVMHRRFASADPRHVAELRSTLESSAARLAAARRTDRDLKQLDALMRRREETWAAGDAEAFVAADATLHLAVVAASHNDVLTGLYADLGDLLREHVRDDVGHELRPENHMDHGRLVEAIRAGDAETAAEEAASHALTCLADRV from the coding sequence ATGGCGCTGACGTCCCCGCGGCGTTCGGCACTCGCCGACCAGGTGATTGACCAGCTGAGGAACCAGATCACCTCGGGCGAGTGGCCCGTGGGCTCGCGCATCCCCACCGAACCCGAGCTGGTCGAACAGCTGGGGGTGGCCCGTAACACCGTGCGCGAGGCGGTGCGCGCGCTCGCGCACAACGGCCTGCTCGACATCCGGCAGGGCTCGGGCACCTATGTGGCCGCCACCAGCGAGCTGGCCGGGGTGATGCACCGCCGGTTCGCGTCCGCCGATCCGCGCCATGTCGCCGAGCTGCGCTCGACGCTGGAGTCGTCGGCCGCGCGGCTGGCCGCCGCCCGGCGCACAGACCGGGACCTGAAGCAGCTGGACGCGCTCATGCGGCGCCGGGAGGAGACCTGGGCCGCCGGGGACGCGGAGGCCTTCGTGGCGGCGGACGCGACCCTGCATCTGGCCGTCGTGGCCGCCTCCCACAACGACGTGCTGACCGGGCTATACGCCGACCTGGGTGACCTCCTGCGGGAACACGTCCGGGACGACGTCGGTCATGAGCTGCGGCCGGAGAACCACATGGACCACGGGCGGCTGGTCGAGGCGATCCGCGCCGGTGACGCGGAGACGGCCGCGGAGGAGGCCGCGAGCCACGCGCTCACCTGCCTGGCGGACCGGGTCTGA
- the fabI gene encoding enoyl-ACP reductase FabI: protein MSGILDGKRILISGVLMESSIAFHAAKVAQEQGAEIILTAFPRPTLTERIAKKLPKPAKVIELDVTNAEHLDRLAGLVRDELGSLDGVVHSIGFAPQDALGGNFLNTPFESVSTAMHVSAFSLKSLAMACKPLMAEGGSIVGLTFDAQFAWPQYDWMGPTKAALEATSRYLARDLGKDNIRCNLVSAGPLGSMAAKSIPGFGELAEVWNTRAPLAWDMSDPEPAGRAIVALLSDFFPKTTGEIVHVDSGVHMIGA from the coding sequence ATGAGCGGAATTCTCGACGGCAAGCGCATCCTCATCTCCGGGGTGCTGATGGAGTCGTCCATCGCGTTCCACGCCGCGAAGGTGGCCCAGGAGCAGGGCGCGGAGATCATCCTTACCGCCTTCCCCCGGCCGACGCTCACCGAGCGCATCGCCAAGAAGCTGCCCAAGCCGGCCAAGGTCATCGAGCTGGACGTGACCAACGCCGAGCACCTCGACCGGCTGGCCGGTCTGGTGCGCGACGAGCTCGGTTCGCTCGACGGTGTCGTCCACTCCATCGGCTTCGCGCCGCAGGACGCGCTCGGCGGCAACTTCCTCAACACCCCCTTCGAGTCGGTCTCCACGGCGATGCACGTCTCGGCGTTCTCGCTGAAGTCCCTCGCCATGGCGTGCAAGCCGCTGATGGCCGAGGGCGGTTCGATCGTCGGCCTCACCTTCGACGCACAGTTCGCCTGGCCGCAGTACGACTGGATGGGCCCGACGAAGGCCGCGCTGGAGGCCACCTCCCGCTACCTCGCCCGCGACCTGGGCAAGGACAACATCCGCTGCAACCTGGTCTCGGCCGGACCGCTCGGCTCCATGGCGGCCAAGTCCATCCCGGGCTTCGGCGAGCTGGCCGAGGTGTGGAACACCCGTGCGCCGCTGGCCTGGGACATGTCGGACCCGGAGCCGGCCGGCCGCGCCATCGTCGCGCTGCTGTCGGACTTCTTCCCGAAGACCACGGGCGAGATCGTCCACGTCGACAGTGGCGTGCACATGATCGGCGCCTGA